CACGCCTCGCTCACGCTGAACGGCGACTGGCTGGAACAAGCTGGATTTCCGACCGGTACGGCAGTGAATGTATCAGTGATGCAGGGGAAATTAATTATTGAGCAGGCAATTGAATGACGAGGATACACTGGGAAAACAGGCCGGATGTCGTTCACATCCGGCACTGATACGGTTTACTCTTCTGGCGCTTCCAGCTCGGAGAATCCACCGTGTCCTTCCCAACCGGCTAATCGCTGATAGACGGTATCAACAGCATCTTTGATCGGCTGTGTCATCGGGTAGTAAAAACCGACGATGTCCGGTTGAATGCCGAGGAAAATCACCTCGCCAACGTCGTCTTTCAACTGATCGACCAGGTAATTCAGCGGCATGTTATGAGTGGTCATCATGAACATCTCGGCAATGTCATCGGGATCGATAATGCGGATTTCACCAGGGTTCAGCCCCATATCGGTAGCATCAACAATCAACAAACGTTGCGGACGCAGTTCACGGATGGCGACAATATCGTTTTCTGGCGCACTACCACCGTCGATGACAACCCAGTTGCCTTGAGGATTTGCAGCACACATTTCAGCCAGCAGCGGGCCCGCGCCGTCATCGCCCATCATGCTGTTACCCACACATAATAAAACGTCAGTCACGGTGTCTCCTCACCATCAGATAGATGGCGCTTTCCTGGTGTATGTCGTGCAGCATGCTAAGCATCAGCTTGCTCCACTCCTGCTGCTGCGGGGTCTGTACGGCACGCGCATCATCGAACGCGCGTGCCAGCATTTGCACATGGTTGAAATCGATAACGATCTCGCCGTATTTCGGCACACCTTCCATTTTCCGGCGAGCTTCGCTTCCCTCAGCAAGGGTAGCAATCCATGCCAGATATTCGTCCCATGGACAAGTTAACGCCGCTTCCAGGCAATCGATGATCCCAAGGTGGTGACCAATCGCCAGGCTGTAATAGACAACCTGCTGCGCCTCAGCGGGCGTCGCATCGTTCTCATCAATAAACTTACGGCTCAGTTGACTGAACACCACCGTTTCACTCATCGGATACGCGCCTCTTCGACAACATGGTTAAGATGCGTGACGATCTCGGTCAGACGCGGATCGTTTTCCGCCTCCAGCCAGCGCGCCACCTGATGCTCGCCCTGCCCTAACTGCGTCATATAGTCATCAGCAATCTGGCGGCCATAGCGGTATCCCGCCAGACGGCGAGCCTCGCGATCCACCTTCACTCGCAGCGGCTGAACCATATCCGGATGCAGAATTTCGGCGGGCTGTTCGTCCAGTTCACCCGGCGCACGCGCGTGAATTTTTTGTTCCAGCAGACCCAACGCCATGGCAAAACCATACAGCGTGGCTGCAGGCGTTGGCGGGCAGCCAGGGATATACACATCCACCGGTACGATTTTGTCCGTGCCGCCCCAGACGCAGTATAAGTCGTGGAAAATACCGCCGCTGTTACCGCAAGCACCGTAAGAGATACAAATTTTCGGGTCTGGCGCAGACTGCCAGGCGCGTAGCGCCGGAGAGCGCATGGCACGGGTTACCGCGCCGGTAAACAGCAGGATATCCGCATGGCGCGGGGACGGTACCACTTTGATGCCAAAACGTTCGGCGTCAAACAGCGGAGAAAGCGTGGCGAAGATTTCGATTTCGCAACCGTTGCAGCCGCCGCAGTCCACACGGTAAACGTACGCTGAACGCTTGATGCTTTTTAGCAGCGACGCTTTCATGCTGGCAATGGATTCATCCACCGTCATCGGTACCGGAATACCGTTGGCGTCACGTGGGCCTAATAAATTGCTCATCAGCTGGCCTCTTTCATATGGCGAGTCAGTTCAATACGGTCAGACGGCACCAGGCATTTCTGGCGCTTACAGTCCGGGCAGGTCTCAAAGCTTTCACGGTGGTTTTCCGCGCGGCTATCACCGTTGTGCTTAAGTAGCGCAATGGCGTAATCAATCTCTTTTTGTACCGCAA
This window of the Citrobacter freundii ATCC 8090 = MTCC 1658 = NBRC 12681 genome carries:
- a CDS encoding formate hydrogenlyase maturation HycH family protein, with translation MSETVVFSQLSRKFIDENDATPAEAQQVVYYSLAIGHHLGIIDCLEAALTCPWDEYLAWIATLAEGSEARRKMEGVPKYGEIVIDFNHVQMLARAFDDARAVQTPQQQEWSKLMLSMLHDIHQESAIYLMVRRHRD
- the hycG gene encoding formate hydrogenlyase subunit HycG: MSNLLGPRDANGIPVPMTVDESIASMKASLLKSIKRSAYVYRVDCGGCNGCEIEIFATLSPLFDAERFGIKVVPSPRHADILLFTGAVTRAMRSPALRAWQSAPDPKICISYGACGNSGGIFHDLYCVWGGTDKIVPVDVYIPGCPPTPAATLYGFAMALGLLEQKIHARAPGELDEQPAEILHPDMVQPLRVKVDREARRLAGYRYGRQIADDYMTQLGQGEHQVARWLEAENDPRLTEIVTHLNHVVEEARIR
- the hycI gene encoding hydrogenase maturation peptidase HycI, which gives rise to MTDVLLCVGNSMMGDDGAGPLLAEMCAANPQGNWVVIDGGSAPENDIVAIRELRPQRLLIVDATDMGLNPGEIRIIDPDDIAEMFMMTTHNMPLNYLVDQLKDDVGEVIFLGIQPDIVGFYYPMTQPIKDAVDTVYQRLAGWEGHGGFSELEAPEE